GTCGCGGTGCGACGTCGCTGTACGCTGCGCTTGCGGAAGGGATCGGGCTGCGGCGCGCCCTCACCCAGTCCGTGCAGGCCCTCCGGCTGGGTGGCATCCCGCCGGCCGCCGTGCGCCGCCACGTCGACGATTCCGCACGGGCGGAGCTGCTCGCACTTGTGCTCGAGGCGTACGACGCGCGGCGGCGAGCGCTGGGTGCGCTGGACGCAGCCGACCTGTTCGCCCATGCGCGTGCGGCGCTCCAGGAGGTCGGCCGGCTGCCAGCGCCGCGCGTTCTCATCGTGCCCGGCCAGAACCAGCGAGGCATCTCGGGTGAGGTGCTCCGCCGCATGATCGAGCTCGGCGCAGTCGTGCTCCCGGACGACTGCGTAGTCGGTCTCGATACGCCGCGCGCACGGCTGCATGCCGAGGGGAATGCGCCGGTCACCTTGCTGTCATGGCTGCACGCACCGGCGGAGGCGCCCGCGCCTGCGAAGCAGCTGCACGTCTACGCCGCAACCTCGATCGAGAGCGAGCTGCGGGAAGTGCTGCGCCGCATCATCGGGAGCGGCGCGCACTGGGACGAGGCAGAGATCGCAGCCACCGACCCGGCGACGTACGCGGTCGCGCTCGATGCTCTCGCGCGCAGGCTCGAGGTACCGGTGGGCTACGCGCAGGGGCTGCCGGTGTCACGCACGCTGCCGGGTCGTGTGCTCGCCGCATACGTGCGCTGGGTCGAGGAGGACTTCCGCGAGGACGTGATCCGCGGACTGATCGAGCGCAGCGAGATCCGACCCCGCGGTGATGACGTGCCGACCGGCCCTACCCTCGCGCGCCGGCTGCGACGTCTGCGGATCGGGCGCGGGCGCGGCCGCTACCTGGAAACGATCAGGAGCGCGCTCCGCATGCTCGCACACCCACCGGACGAGGAGCACGACCGCTCGCCGGAGGAGCTCGAGCAGTACCGCGACCGCGAACGGCGGCAGCTTCTCGCACTCGAGTCGCTCCTGCGGCCGGTTCTGGAAGCGACTCCGCAGCTTGCGGACGTGCCGCACGCGCAGCGGCGCACGTCGCCCGCCGCACTCGCACACGGTGCGCACGCGCTGCTCGAGCTGTGTCGCGCAGAGCACGAGGTAGATCGCGCGGCGCGCGACAGGATGCTGGAGCGCCTGCGACGCATCGAAACGACACTGACCCGCGAGACATCGTTGCGCGCGGCGCTCGCAACACTCGTGGAGAAGCTCGACGAGCGCGTGCCCGCACCGGAAACCGGTGGCAGGGCACCCTGGGTGAGCTCTGGCGGTCGCCTGCATTTCACCGACATCGACGGCGCGGGACGGTCGGGACGCCGTCTCATTTTCATCGTCGGTCTCGACGCCGGTCGCTTCCCGGACGTCCCGTCCACGGATGCGCTGCTGAGCGACGGCGACCGTCGGCGGCTCGCCCGGGGCGACGGTGTCCCTGCGCTGCCGACCGCCGCGGAGCGTGTCGAGGAGCGCCGCTACGCACTCGCCGCCGCGCTGGCACGGCTGCGCGGCACCGTCTCGGTGAGCTATGCGGCGTGGAGTGCGGCCGAAGGCCGGGCAGTCGCACCATCGGCCGAGCTGCTGCAGGCGTTCCGCCTCCACACGGGTGACGCAACGGCGGACTACGACCGGATGCAGAAGTCGCTTGCACCGCACGCCTCCGCCGTACCACGCGGTGCCCAGCTGGATTCCTCGGACACATGGCTCGACGCGCTCGACGGGGACGGCGTGCTGCGCCGCGGGGAGGCAGTCGTAGCCGGCGCATACCCCGCGTTGTCGCGCGGGCTGCGGGCCCAGGAGGAGCGGGCGCGGGACGAGCCGAATCCGTTTCACGGTGTGCTGCAGCCGCGCGCTTCGTTCGACCCGCGCTTCCGCGATGTCGCGGTCTCTGCCTCCCGACTGCAGGCGCTCGGCGCATGCCCGCATCGCTATCTGCTGCAGCACGTGCTCCGTGTGCGCGCCCCGGAGGACCCGGAAGCAACGCCCGGCCGGTGGCTGGACGCACTCGAGCGAGGCTCGGCCCTGCACGAGGTGTTCGAGCGCACGCTGCAGCGTGCGCGTGAGCAGGGCGTCCCACGCGACCCGCTCGCGCCCACCGTTCCGGAAGGCGCAGTATTGCGCGACCTCGCCCTGCGCTCGCTGCAGGACGTGCTCGGCAGGTTGTGCGAGGAACAGCCGCCCCCCGGTCCCGCAGTGCTCGACGCGGAGCGTCGTGCGCTGGAGGCGGACGTGCGCGCGTTCGTGAGCATGTTGCTGGAAGAGCCGCGCGAGTGGATCGCACTGGAGGCCGCGTTCGGCGAGGACGTGCCGGTGCGCATCGACCTGCCGGGCGGCGCCCTGCGGATCCGTGGCAGGATCGACCGCATCGACCGTCTGCCGGACGGCTCCCACGCCGTCGTCGACTACAAGACCGGCAGCACCTATCCGTTCCGGCGGGAGACCGGTGTGTACTTCGGCGGGCGCAGGCTGCAGCACGCGTTCTACGCGGCGGGTGCGGAGTCGCTGCACGGCGGGCGCGTCGAGCGGGTGGAGTACCACTTCCCGGGAGTGCGCGGCGAGAACGAGCGGGTGGTGTACACGCGCGCCGACATCACCAGCTCGGCCCGCCTGATCGATCACCTGCTGCTGATGGCACGCCGTGGGTGGTTCGTCCCCACGGAGAATGCGGGGGAGGACTGCCGCTACTGCGATTACGCGAACGTGTGTCGCGTCCGGGTCGGTGGCGACAGGGTTGAATCACCACCGGCGGAGTGGAGCGAGCGGCTTTTCGAGGGCGACGCCGAAGCGCTGCGTGCCCTGCGGACACTCCGCGAGTGGTGATGAGGGAGCTCCCGGGTCAGCTCAGCCTGTGGCCGGGCGTCGTCGCGCCAGTGCCGCTCGCACCTGCAGGCGCAGCGGCGAGCATCCTGTCGACGGACGAGGAGCTGGCGCGCCTTCCCGACGGCGCAGCCCGCGCGCGCATCCAGCGGATCCTCGATCGAAACATGCTGGTCGAGGCGGGGGCGGGCGCGGGCAAGACCACGGAGATGGTCAACCGCATGCTCGCGCTGGTGCTGAGTGGCGCGCCGGTCACCGAGGTGGCGGCGGTAACGTTCACGCGCAAGGCCGCCGCCGAGCTGCGCGAGCGGTTCCAGACAAAGCTGGAGGCTTCGCTCCGCGGCGCACGTGCCCACAAGGATGATGCGCAGGCGCAGGTGCTGGAGCGTGCCCTGCGGGAGATCGATCGCGCGTTCATCGGGACGATCCACGCGTTCTGCGCCCGACTGCTGCGCGAGCGACCTGTCGAGGCGGGCATCGACCCGGGCTTTCGTGAGCTGCAGGCAGCGGAGCAGCGACAGCTCGAGGTCACCTTCTGGCATACCCATCTCGACCGGCTCGCAGCGGATGGCGACGCCCAGCTCGTGGAGCTGACCCGCGCGGGCCTCCGACCGTACCAGCTGTACGGCCTCTTCCGCACACTGGTCGAGCAGCCTGACGTCCTGTTCGACGCACCGGAGCACGATCCGCCGCAGGTCGAGTTCGCGCGCCGTGCGCTCGAGCGATGGCTCGACCAGGCGCAGAAGCTCATTCCGTCCGTCGAGCCCGAGGATGGCTGGGACCCGTTGCAGCAGGCAGTGCGCCGACTGCGATACCAGCGCTAC
The DNA window shown above is from Longimicrobiales bacterium and carries:
- a CDS encoding PD-(D/E)XK nuclease family protein encodes the protein MNQPLDPARHSLLLCALADEARTRPLDRKLLVCRRHGEGLELLRALASAGVPWVGFEPTTPKRLALDLVPATLTAERVLLDEFDEQTLIDAAMDEVLQRRGATSLYAALAEGIGLRRALTQSVQALRLGGIPPAAVRRHVDDSARAELLALVLEAYDARRRALGALDAADLFAHARAALQEVGRLPAPRVLIVPGQNQRGISGEVLRRMIELGAVVLPDDCVVGLDTPRARLHAEGNAPVTLLSWLHAPAEAPAPAKQLHVYAATSIESELREVLRRIIGSGAHWDEAEIAATDPATYAVALDALARRLEVPVGYAQGLPVSRTLPGRVLAAYVRWVEEDFREDVIRGLIERSEIRPRGDDVPTGPTLARRLRRLRIGRGRGRYLETIRSALRMLAHPPDEEHDRSPEELEQYRDRERRQLLALESLLRPVLEATPQLADVPHAQRRTSPAALAHGAHALLELCRAEHEVDRAARDRMLERLRRIETTLTRETSLRAALATLVEKLDERVPAPETGGRAPWVSSGGRLHFTDIDGAGRSGRRLIFIVGLDAGRFPDVPSTDALLSDGDRRRLARGDGVPALPTAAERVEERRYALAAALARLRGTVSVSYAAWSAAEGRAVAPSAELLQAFRLHTGDATADYDRMQKSLAPHASAVPRGAQLDSSDTWLDALDGDGVLRRGEAVVAGAYPALSRGLRAQEERARDEPNPFHGVLQPRASFDPRFRDVAVSASRLQALGACPHRYLLQHVLRVRAPEDPEATPGRWLDALERGSALHEVFERTLQRAREQGVPRDPLAPTVPEGAVLRDLALRSLQDVLGRLCEEQPPPGPAVLDAERRALEADVRAFVSMLLEEPREWIALEAAFGEDVPVRIDLPGGALRIRGRIDRIDRLPDGSHAVVDYKTGSTYPFRRETGVYFGGRRLQHAFYAAGAESLHGGRVERVEYHFPGVRGENERVVYTRADITSSARLIDHLLLMARRGWFVPTENAGEDCRYCDYANVCRVRVGGDRVESPPAEWSERLFEGDAEALRALRTLREW